Within Equus quagga isolate Etosha38 unplaced genomic scaffold, UCLA_HA_Equagga_1.0 62771_RagTag, whole genome shotgun sequence, the genomic segment CGGGCCCTCTGGGCGAGTCCTTAGTAAGAAGATGAAAACCTGGGTGGattcctttctttgctgagggAGGGTGTTCTGACACTGAtcccatttcctccctctttgTGGGAAGCCAGCCCGGCCCGAGGGGAGATCAGAAGGCCCCGCGGCCCCTCGTACCCGCGCGCTGCAGCGTCTCCTTCCCGTTCTCCAGGTATCTGCGGAGCGACTCCACGCACGTGCCCTCCAGGTAGTTCCTGTCATGCTCCGCCACACCGTTCTCCTCCCACTTGCGCCGGGTGATCTGAGCCGCCGCGTCCGCCGCGGTCCAGGAGCGCAGGTCCTCGTTCAGGGCGATGTAATCGGCGCCGTCGTAAGCGTCCTGACTGTACCCGCGGAGGAGGCGCCCGTCCGGCCTCAAGTCGCAGCCATACATAACCTGGATGGTGTGAGACCCTGACCCCGCCCCGAGGTCAGCCCAGACCACtgggccccggccccgccccccgcagAGCTTAAACCTAAACTGAAAACGAAACCGCGGAAAAGTCCCCGCCGGCTCTTCCCGGGTCGGAGTCCGGGCGGGTCCTGCAGCCTCGGGGTGAATCTCGGACCCGGAGACTCGGGGAGACCCCGGCCCGTCCTTGGGGATGGGGGGTCGGGACCTGGACCCGGGCCCGCGTCGCTCACCTGCCTCGCTCTGGTTGTAGTAGCCAAGCGCGATCCGCAGGTTCTCTCGGTAAGTCTGTGCTGTGTCCTTGTAGATCCGCGTGTTCCGCTCCCAATActccggcccctcctgctccatccACGGCGCCCGCGGCTCCTCCTTCGGATTCTCGGCGTCGCTGTCGAACCGCACGAACTGCGTGTCGTCCACGTAGCCGACGGCGATGAAGCGGGGCTCCCCACGGCCGGGCCGGGACACGACGGTGTAGAAATACCTCAtggagtgggagcctgggggcggggaggggctgagacCCGGCCGACCCTCCTCCTGGCGCGGGTCCCCGGGTCCGAGGGTGATGGGGCCGGGAGGGTGGCGGGGTCGAGGGGCTCGGGAGACGGAAAAGGGGCGGCGGACGGAGAAGCGCGGGAGACCCCCGTGGGTAAGAGGAGAGGGCGGGagactggggagggaaggagcggggTCAGGACGCGGCGGGGCCGAGGAGGGGCGCGCTGGGCGGGCCTGGGCTGGGTCCGCGGAGACGCGCCTTCCCCGGGAGTCCTGCGTCCCCGCCGCGCGGTCCCCTCGCTCCGCCCCCCGCAGAGGCCGTTTCCTCCCGACCCCGCACTCACCAGCCCAGGTCTCGGTCAGGGTCAGGGCCCCCGACAGGAGCAGGAGGAATGTTGGGGGCATCATGACGCTCATCGTCGAGATCTGGGGAGAGTCTGAGCCACAGCTGCTCACTCCGCGCTTTATAACCCGGAGCGGCGGAGACGCTCATTGGCTTCTTTAGAAACCGGACACGCAATGGGAGTGAGAACTGGGGCCGCGTCATGAgtctccaggcagga encodes:
- the LOC124234008 gene encoding class I histocompatibility antigen, Gogo-OKO alpha chain-like — encoded protein: MSVMMPPTFLLLLSGALTLTETWAGSHSMRYFYTVVSRPGRGEPRFIAVGYVDDTQFVRFDSDAENPKEEPRAPWMEQEGPEYWERNTRIYKDTAQTYRENLRIALGYYNQSEAGSHTIQVMYGCDLRPDGRLLRGYSQDAYDGADYIALNEDLRSWTAADAAAQITRRKWEENGVAEHDRNYLEGTCVESLRRYLENGKETLQRADPPKTHVTHHPISDREVTLRCWALGFYPAEITLTWQRDGEDLTQDTEFVETRPAGDGNFQKWAAVVVPSGEEQRYTCHVQHEGLPEPVTRRWELPPQSTILIVGIIAGLVLLGAVVAGAVMWRKKRSGEKRGIYVQAANSDSAQGSDASLPQKV